The sequence ATAACGAATTTATTACAATCTTTTCTAACAAAAGATAAAAAACAATTTAGTTGAATAATTATGAATTAGTTATCAAACAACCTTATTATAAAAATTTATTCCTATTTTTAAATAGGGTTTAATATAAAGATTGTTATTATTCAATTTTTATAATTATTTAATATAACCTAAAAATAAAATTATTTCCCATAACCCATTTCATCAAGAAATTTCTTATTTTTTCTCCATTTCTTCTTAACTTTCACCCACAATTTTAAATTAACCTTCAAATCAATCAGATGCTCAATTTCACGTCTAGCCTCTATCCCAATTTTCTTGAGCATAGCCCCATCTTTTCCAATAATAATACCTTTTTGACTATCCCTTTCAACATAAATATTTATATCATATTTCCTAATTGCAGGCTTTGTTTCTACATTAATAATCTCTACAGCTACACTATGAGGAATTTCATCTTTCGTATGATGTAAAATTTTCTCTCTGACTGTTTCTACAACGATTTTATTTACTGGTAAATCTGTATAATAATCTTCTGGATAAAACCATACATCATTTGACAAATATTTCTCGGCAACTTCAAATATCTTATGAATCCCAATCGCATATTCCGCCGTAAGAGTTATTATTTCATCAAATTCTCCCAATTTTTCACGAATTTCCTTTTTCTTCTCCTCAATTTCCTCATCCGTCATTTTATCAATTTTGTTAATAACAAGTACAATTGGTGTATTTACACTTCTCACATTTTCATTAACAAATATATCCCCAGTCGAAATTTCCTGTGTCCCATCCAGCATAAACATTATCAAATCGACATTTTCAAGAGCTTCTAATGCCACATTAGTCATGTGTTCCCCAAGTAAATGTTTAGGTTTGTGAATCCCTGGCGTATCTACAAATATAAACTGATTTTCTCCAATATTTACAATCCCTTTTATCTGATCCCTAGTCGTCCCAGCCTTATCCGACACAATTGCAACCTTTTCTTTCACAAGCTTATTCATAAGCGTCGACTTCCCAACATTTGGACGTCCGACGATTGTTATAAATCCTGACTTCATTCTTTCTCCAATTCTATTTTTTATATTTTTTTAACAAATTCCGATTTCAGCTTCATCGCACCAAAACCATCTATTTTACAGTCGATATTATGAATTCCATCATCAATTAATCTTATATTTTTAACTTTTGTCCCTCTCTTCAAATCTGATGATGTACCTTTTACTTTCAAATCCTTAATAATTGTAACGCTGTCTCCATCCTGCAAAATATTCCCGTTTGAATCTTTCACAACGTTTTCATCACTGCTTTCTTCCCCATTTTCAGCCCATTCATAAAAGCATTCTGGACAAACTAGCATATTTCCATCCTCATAAACATATTCTGATCCACATTTAGGACAATTTGGTAAACTCATACTTTATATTCCTTTCAAATTTTATT is a genomic window of Leptotrichia trevisanii DSM 22070 containing:
- the era gene encoding GTPase Era yields the protein MKSGFITIVGRPNVGKSTLMNKLVKEKVAIVSDKAGTTRDQIKGIVNIGENQFIFVDTPGIHKPKHLLGEHMTNVALEALENVDLIMFMLDGTQEISTGDIFVNENVRSVNTPIVLVINKIDKMTDEEIEEKKKEIREKLGEFDEIITLTAEYAIGIHKIFEVAEKYLSNDVWFYPEDYYTDLPVNKIVVETVREKILHHTKDEIPHSVAVEIINVETKPAIRKYDINIYVERDSQKGIIIGKDGAMLKKIGIEARREIEHLIDLKVNLKLWVKVKKKWRKNKKFLDEMGYGK
- a CDS encoding zinc ribbon domain-containing protein YjdM, whose product is MSLPNCPKCGSEYVYEDGNMLVCPECFYEWAENGEESSDENVVKDSNGNILQDGDSVTIIKDLKVKGTSSDLKRGTKVKNIRLIDDGIHNIDCKIDGFGAMKLKSEFVKKI